A stretch of the Synechococcus sp. WH 8016 genome encodes the following:
- a CDS encoding carbohydrate porin: NSDFVADGNYAWEFWYQFQVTDNISVTPAIYYLSRPYGDLTDGGNRAFGGNRGDDTFNNFGGLLKTTFKF, from the coding sequence GAATTCAGACTTCGTTGCAGACGGCAACTACGCCTGGGAATTCTGGTACCAGTTCCAAGTCACCGACAACATCTCTGTGACTCCTGCGATCTACTACCTCAGCCGCCCTTATGGCGATCTGACTGATGGTGGTAACCGTGCCTTCGGTGGAAACCGTGGCGATGACACCTTCAACAACTTCGGTGGACTTCTGAAGACCACCTTCAAGTTCTGA